The Pelagibacterium halotolerans B2 genome has a segment encoding these proteins:
- a CDS encoding Bug family tripartite tricarboxylate transporter substrate binding protein produces MNRRTSLALMMGLTTAMAGTALPAFAQDFPSQEVRIIVPYGPGGGFDTAARMIAPYLEQYLGDGASVIVENLPGGGGNTGLSQLQRAAPDGHTIAILNLPGHMGPQVAEMANYDLFELDYIGNITSTNYVTTLSSNSQFKTIEDLQNADRVIVGSDGLEAVDLFSTMDALEIEYTPIIHDGSNDAILASIRGDVDIIQFTFSTLYSYMQDGDLVPIILHADQRHPDFPDVPTIAELGHPEVLALSRGARVLAAPPGTDEAALEALRSAFEQAVADPDYIAQTVEANIDSMPTSHETIPAMVEGAFGALMPFKDLLQGN; encoded by the coding sequence ATGAACCGTCGAACCAGCCTGGCCCTCATGATGGGGCTCACCACCGCAATGGCGGGAACCGCCCTGCCGGCTTTTGCCCAGGACTTTCCCAGCCAGGAGGTCCGCATCATCGTTCCCTACGGACCCGGCGGCGGCTTTGACACCGCTGCACGCATGATCGCTCCCTACCTCGAACAGTATCTTGGCGATGGCGCCAGTGTCATCGTGGAGAACCTTCCGGGCGGCGGCGGCAATACGGGCCTGTCCCAGCTCCAGCGCGCCGCCCCCGACGGCCACACCATAGCCATTCTCAACCTGCCCGGGCACATGGGTCCCCAGGTCGCCGAAATGGCCAATTACGACCTCTTCGAGCTCGATTATATCGGCAACATCACCTCGACCAATTACGTCACCACCCTGTCTTCGAACTCCCAGTTCAAGACCATCGAGGATCTTCAGAACGCCGATCGCGTGATCGTCGGCAGCGACGGTCTCGAAGCGGTGGACCTGTTCTCGACGATGGACGCGCTGGAAATCGAATACACGCCCATCATCCATGACGGCTCCAACGACGCGATCCTCGCCTCGATCCGTGGCGACGTGGATATCATCCAGTTCACCTTCTCCACGCTCTACAGCTACATGCAGGACGGCGATCTGGTCCCGATCATCCTTCACGCCGACCAGCGCCACCCCGATTTCCCCGACGTCCCCACCATTGCCGAACTCGGCCACCCCGAAGTGTTGGCCCTTTCACGCGGCGCACGCGTTTTGGCCGCGCCTCCGGGGACAGATGAAGCTGCGCTCGAAGCCCTGCGCTCGGCGTTCGAACAGGCTGTGGCCGATCCCGACTACATCGCCCAGACCGTCGAAGCCAACATAGACTCCATGCCCACCAGCCACGAGACCATTCCGGCGATGGTGGAAGGTGCTTTCGGCGCCCTGATGCCGTTCAAGGACCTGCTGCAGGGCAATTGA
- a CDS encoding tripartite tricarboxylate transporter permease, giving the protein MLELAWPALVDIFDGNSIWFLLIGSLIGFVFAVLPGLSGPQVLALLLPVTFTMPSNDAIILLMGAAGVSAFGGSLTAILINAPGTAQSAATVFDGYPLTRQGRAGYAIGAAAFSSLLGAIFGAVVLTLILPLGRYVVLAFSYPEYFMLAVMGLAMIAVLSQGSPWKSIMAGGIGFTLAFIGIDTTTGALRYTFGWDYLWDGIKLVPAIIGLFGIAEALAIFGKPGAISKEPPNTSLSGIFEGCMAVFGNFGVFLRSATIGTIIGIIPGVGGAVANFVSYGQTVATAKDKSRFGKGDIRGVIAPESANNAKDGGSLVPTLIFGIPGSLEMAVLLGALTLHGINPGPRLMLDHGNIALLLIYALVLSNIFIAVFGVLIAKPLTHITRIRTVFIAPVIMVLGLMGAYATNGYIEDAIVALAFGVIGYIMMRFDYSRIALLIALVLGTLLQNSFHQTNDLWGIAGFFNRPISLTLFFITVLMLAMPAIVNQVQKRHARQ; this is encoded by the coding sequence ATGTTAGAACTCGCCTGGCCGGCACTGGTCGACATCTTTGACGGCAATTCCATCTGGTTCCTGCTCATCGGTTCGCTGATCGGCTTCGTCTTCGCTGTTCTGCCGGGCCTGTCCGGCCCGCAGGTTCTGGCCCTGCTGCTGCCGGTGACGTTCACGATGCCATCAAACGATGCGATCATCCTTCTCATGGGCGCTGCGGGCGTTTCCGCATTCGGCGGCTCACTGACGGCCATTCTCATCAACGCACCGGGAACCGCCCAATCTGCGGCCACGGTGTTCGATGGCTATCCGCTGACCCGCCAGGGCCGGGCGGGTTACGCCATCGGAGCGGCCGCCTTTTCCTCTCTGCTGGGCGCGATATTCGGCGCGGTCGTACTCACGCTCATCCTGCCGCTCGGCCGCTATGTCGTCCTTGCCTTTTCCTATCCGGAATATTTCATGCTCGCCGTCATGGGCCTTGCCATGATTGCGGTTCTGTCCCAGGGCAGCCCGTGGAAATCGATAATGGCAGGCGGCATCGGGTTCACCCTCGCCTTCATCGGCATCGATACGACAACCGGCGCGCTGCGCTACACCTTCGGCTGGGATTATCTCTGGGACGGCATCAAACTCGTTCCCGCCATCATCGGCCTGTTCGGCATCGCCGAGGCCCTCGCCATTTTCGGCAAGCCCGGGGCCATCTCCAAGGAGCCGCCCAACACCTCGCTTTCCGGCATCTTCGAGGGCTGTATGGCGGTGTTCGGGAATTTCGGAGTGTTCCTGCGAAGCGCCACGATCGGCACCATCATCGGCATTATCCCCGGAGTGGGCGGTGCGGTCGCCAATTTCGTGAGCTACGGCCAGACAGTCGCCACCGCCAAGGACAAGTCGCGCTTCGGCAAGGGCGATATCCGTGGCGTCATCGCGCCTGAATCGGCCAACAACGCAAAGGATGGCGGCTCGCTGGTTCCCACCCTCATCTTCGGCATTCCGGGCAGCCTGGAAATGGCCGTTCTGCTCGGCGCCCTGACGCTGCACGGCATCAATCCCGGCCCGCGCCTGATGCTCGACCACGGCAACATCGCACTACTGCTGATCTACGCGCTGGTCCTGTCCAACATCTTCATCGCCGTGTTCGGCGTCCTGATCGCCAAGCCGCTCACTCACATCACCCGCATCCGCACCGTCTTTATCGCTCCGGTCATCATGGTTCTGGGCCTGATGGGCGCCTATGCCACCAACGGCTATATCGAGGACGCAATCGTCGCACTGGCCTTCGGGGTGATCGGTTATATCATGATGCGGTTCGACTATTCGCGCATTGCGCTGCTCATCGCGCTCGTTCTGGGCACCCTGCTCCAGAACAGCTTTCACCAGACCAACGATCTCTGGGGCATCGCCGGATTTTTCAATCGACCGATCTCCCTTACGCTTTTCTTCATCACCGTGCTGATGCTCGCGATGCCGGCCATCGTCAATCAGGTCCAGAAAAGGCACGCCAGACAATGA
- a CDS encoding tripartite tricarboxylate transporter TctB family protein gives MTFNARAAVSLSIAVFAAIFLITAFDYNAKARLLPVVVTSGLLIMALVQLASEIFPDLARYLPFLRQQGLLVNDKTKSISDDVRSVIDEGREIQDEAAPEPSGVPGPADTPITVLICVATMAGMLVLIQFVPYWVAVPVFLMVMLTAVGRQKLPISLAISLVTGLVLFGLFDLVLNARI, from the coding sequence ATGACTTTCAACGCCCGTGCGGCCGTATCCCTGTCCATCGCGGTTTTTGCAGCGATCTTTCTGATTACCGCCTTCGACTATAACGCCAAGGCGAGGCTGCTTCCCGTGGTCGTCACCTCAGGTCTGCTCATCATGGCCCTGGTCCAGCTTGCAAGCGAGATATTTCCAGACCTCGCCAGATATCTCCCGTTCCTCAGGCAGCAAGGCCTGCTGGTCAACGACAAGACCAAATCCATCTCCGACGATGTCCGCTCGGTTATCGACGAGGGCCGCGAGATCCAGGACGAGGCAGCGCCAGAGCCTTCGGGTGTTCCGGGCCCTGCCGATACGCCGATCACGGTATTGATCTGCGTTGCCACCATGGCCGGCATGCTGGTGCTCATCCAGTTCGTTCCCTATTGGGTAGCCGTGCCTGTGTTCCTCATGGTGATGCTGACGGCAGTCGGACGCCAGAAACTGCCGATTTCCCTCGCCATTTCGCTGGTGACCGGCCTTGTCCTGTTCGGGCTGTTCGACCTCGTACTCAACGCGCGCATCTGA
- a CDS encoding 4,5-dihydroxyphthalate decarboxylase: MPLLEITIATWDYDRVRPLIDGRVTVEGCSIRYLPMPVEEIFQRAYFHEEFDVTELGFSPYLIALSRGLTDYRAIPVFLSRSFRHNAIYIRSDRGIEAPEDLRGKTLGVPEFQMSAALWARGMLADQYGIAIDDMSWVQGGLETPGRREKFPLNLPEGFPLSIETGNSLNAMLAAGEIDGMITARAPSCFIAGHPQIRRLFPDSKSAEQTYFRKTGIFPIMHAVGIRAALVEQHPWLAMSLLKAFEKARRIAMAELSEVAALKIALPWLTDHLQETRAIMGDDFWRYGFAANRPALEAMTRYSFDQGLSARQLAPEELFVPSTLDDIRV, from the coding sequence ATGCCGCTGCTCGAAATCACCATAGCCACATGGGACTACGACCGTGTCCGCCCGTTGATCGACGGGCGCGTCACGGTCGAGGGCTGCTCCATTCGCTACCTGCCCATGCCGGTCGAGGAAATCTTCCAGCGCGCCTATTTCCACGAAGAGTTCGATGTAACCGAACTCGGCTTCAGTCCCTATCTCATCGCGCTTTCACGCGGCCTGACCGACTACCGCGCCATACCGGTCTTCCTCTCGCGCTCTTTCCGCCACAACGCGATCTATATCCGCTCGGATCGCGGGATCGAGGCCCCCGAGGACCTGCGTGGCAAGACCTTGGGCGTGCCCGAATTCCAGATGTCGGCTGCCCTGTGGGCACGGGGAATGCTGGCCGATCAATATGGAATTGCCATCGATGACATGAGCTGGGTTCAGGGCGGCCTTGAAACGCCCGGGCGCCGCGAGAAATTTCCGCTCAACCTGCCCGAAGGCTTTCCGCTTAGCATCGAAACCGGAAATTCGCTCAACGCCATGCTCGCCGCCGGAGAAATCGACGGCATGATCACCGCCCGCGCACCATCCTGTTTCATCGCGGGCCACCCGCAAATCCGCCGCCTGTTTCCCGACTCCAAATCGGCCGAACAGACCTATTTTCGAAAGACCGGCATCTTCCCGATCATGCATGCCGTCGGCATCCGCGCGGCCCTTGTCGAGCAGCACCCCTGGCTGGCCATGTCGCTGCTCAAGGCGTTCGAAAAGGCCCGCCGGATCGCAATGGCCGAGTTGTCCGAAGTTGCAGCTCTCAAGATCGCCCTGCCTTGGCTCACAGATCATCTCCAAGAGACCCGTGCGATCATGGGCGACGATTTCTGGCGCTACGGCTTTGCCGCCAATCGCCCCGCTCTGGAGGCGATGACGCGTTATTCCTTCGATCAGGGGCTTTCAGCCAGACAACTCGCGCCCGAGGAATTGTTTGTCCCCTCGACGCTCGACGACATCAGGGTGTGA
- a CDS encoding aldehyde dehydrogenase family protein — MSTLTLPKNRDLYYGGAWHAPKDGQTRQTASPATGERFGPVAVGSGEDMAQAIAAAKAAFRGWRDTPPRHRAAALKIAARILRENKAELAKLDAAESGNPVSAMLKDVDMAADGLDFFAGLVTEIKGESIPMGPDAVNFTQREPLGVVGRIIAYNHPLMFCGAKMAAPLAAGNTVIIKPAEQAPLSVLRFFELLEGVFPPGVLNCVNGGVEAGKVLAGHPDVAMVGLIGSVPTGRAVMAEAAKTVKPVMLELGGKNALIACADVDIDKVAQGIVAGMNFSWCGQSCGSTSRALIHAEIYDAVIARVVEKLAAFRPGDPTDPQTTMGALISRAQYEKVLRYIEIGKTEGARLVAGGGPADVAGLEKGNFVAPTIFADVTPDMTIAREEIFGPVLSILKWTDEDKAIEITNSVEYGLTCSIWTRDLVRAHRMAQRADAGFVWINKAGPHFLGAPFGGVKQSGIGREECLGEMLSFTREKNIHIALD, encoded by the coding sequence ATGAGTACTTTGACATTGCCCAAAAATCGCGACCTCTATTATGGCGGGGCATGGCACGCGCCAAAGGATGGCCAGACGCGCCAGACCGCCAGCCCCGCGACGGGGGAGCGTTTCGGTCCGGTGGCGGTGGGGTCTGGCGAGGACATGGCGCAGGCGATCGCGGCAGCAAAGGCGGCTTTTCGCGGCTGGCGCGATACGCCACCGCGTCACCGGGCCGCCGCGCTCAAGATCGCGGCACGCATCCTGCGCGAGAACAAGGCCGAACTGGCAAAGCTCGATGCGGCAGAAAGCGGAAACCCCGTGTCTGCAATGCTCAAGGACGTCGACATGGCGGCCGACGGGCTGGACTTTTTTGCCGGGCTGGTGACCGAGATCAAGGGCGAGAGCATCCCCATGGGGCCCGATGCCGTCAACTTCACCCAGCGCGAGCCGCTGGGGGTCGTGGGACGCATCATCGCTTACAATCACCCGCTGATGTTTTGCGGAGCGAAGATGGCAGCGCCACTGGCGGCGGGCAACACCGTCATCATAAAGCCGGCCGAGCAGGCGCCCCTGTCGGTTCTGCGGTTTTTCGAACTGCTGGAGGGGGTGTTTCCTCCCGGCGTTCTCAATTGCGTCAATGGTGGCGTCGAGGCGGGCAAGGTGCTGGCCGGGCACCCGGACGTGGCGATGGTGGGACTGATAGGATCGGTGCCGACCGGCCGAGCGGTGATGGCCGAGGCGGCGAAGACGGTCAAGCCGGTGATGCTCGAACTGGGCGGCAAGAACGCACTGATCGCCTGCGCCGATGTCGATATCGACAAGGTGGCGCAGGGCATCGTGGCGGGCATGAATTTTTCGTGGTGCGGGCAATCATGCGGTTCGACCAGTCGGGCGCTGATCCATGCGGAGATTTACGATGCGGTGATCGCGCGGGTCGTCGAGAAGCTGGCGGCTTTCAGACCCGGTGATCCGACCGACCCGCAAACCACGATGGGCGCTCTCATCAGCCGGGCACAGTACGAAAAGGTGCTGCGCTACATCGAGATCGGCAAGACCGAGGGCGCGCGGCTGGTCGCCGGTGGAGGACCGGCCGATGTCGCTGGCCTGGAAAAGGGCAATTTCGTCGCTCCGACGATCTTTGCCGATGTGACGCCGGATATGACGATAGCGCGCGAGGAGATTTTTGGTCCCGTGCTTTCGATCCTGAAATGGACCGACGAGGATAAGGCGATCGAGATCACCAATAGCGTCGAGTATGGGCTGACCTGCTCGATCTGGACGCGCGATCTTGTGCGGGCGCATCGCATGGCGCAACGCGCCGATGCCGGGTTCGTGTGGATCAACAAGGCCGGACCGCATTTCCTCGGCGCGCCTTTCGGCGGGGTCAAGCAATCAGGTATCGGGCGCGAGGAGTGCCTGGGGGAGATGCTCAGCTTCACGCGCGAGAAGAATATTCACATCGCGCTCGACTGA
- a CDS encoding thiamine pyrophosphate-binding protein translates to MAGADKSMAALERPVAGDVDFGYWGSDAVAQTLSALGLEFFALVPGSSFRGLHDSLVNGMGNISPQMVVCLHEEHAVAIADGYARATDRPMAVGLHANVGLMHAAMPIYNAWCDRQPMVIVGATGPVNAHERRPWIDWIHTSRDQGALVRGYVKWDDQPASVESSVEALIRAHQIATTAPYGPTYVCLDVSVQEERRDAPATVPPLERFAAASMPAAPAETLAELKELLARAKRPVFLFGRVSRSEEDWAARVALVEKTGAVAMTSIHNPAAFPTDHPQHLVAPCAEHRSDEERDVIAAADLIVSFDWMDLAGFLRSCTDMAQTVSPIGVPVVQCSLDQMMANGFSMDIQALAAADISILAHPDRLAHQLLAALGGNDTGTDWDFSGPHWTAHLPAAPIGDRDDCISLGDFAMAVRALADTGDVTYVRLPLGWPRTACRFNDPLAYLGKDGGGAVGIGPGHAVGAALALRNSGRVVTAVLGDGDTVMGINALWTASHLDLPLLVIVGNNTSYFNDELHQERVALARRRPAENRWIGQRLTDPEVDILAMARAQGFDGEGPVRTHADLQQAIARGTEIVRGGGRYLIDARIEPGYAKDFGLKPEA, encoded by the coding sequence ATGGCAGGAGCCGACAAGTCCATGGCCGCACTGGAGCGGCCAGTCGCGGGCGACGTGGATTTTGGATATTGGGGCAGCGACGCGGTGGCGCAGACGCTGAGCGCGCTGGGGCTGGAATTTTTCGCGCTGGTGCCCGGATCGAGCTTTCGCGGCCTTCACGATTCCCTCGTTAACGGCATGGGCAACATAAGCCCGCAAATGGTGGTTTGCCTGCACGAGGAACACGCCGTGGCCATTGCCGATGGTTATGCCCGGGCCACCGACAGGCCGATGGCGGTGGGGCTGCACGCCAATGTGGGGCTCATGCACGCGGCCATGCCGATCTATAACGCCTGGTGCGACCGCCAGCCGATGGTGATCGTCGGCGCGACCGGTCCGGTCAATGCCCATGAGCGGCGGCCATGGATCGACTGGATCCACACCTCACGCGATCAGGGTGCGCTGGTGCGGGGCTATGTCAAATGGGATGATCAGCCCGCATCGGTGGAATCGAGCGTGGAAGCGTTGATCCGGGCCCATCAGATCGCAACGACGGCCCCTTATGGACCGACCTATGTGTGCCTCGATGTCTCGGTGCAGGAGGAACGGCGGGACGCGCCGGCCACCGTGCCGCCGCTGGAGCGTTTTGCTGCAGCAAGCATGCCGGCGGCGCCCGCCGAGACGCTGGCGGAACTGAAAGAATTGCTCGCTCGCGCGAAGCGGCCGGTATTTTTGTTCGGGCGCGTTTCGCGCAGTGAAGAGGACTGGGCGGCACGGGTGGCGCTGGTCGAAAAGACCGGTGCGGTGGCGATGACCTCGATCCACAATCCGGCGGCGTTTCCGACCGATCATCCCCAGCATCTGGTGGCGCCCTGCGCCGAGCACCGTTCGGACGAGGAAAGGGATGTCATCGCCGCAGCCGATCTGATCGTGAGTTTCGACTGGATGGATCTGGCGGGCTTCCTGCGCAGTTGCACCGACATGGCGCAGACCGTGAGCCCGATTGGTGTGCCGGTCGTTCAGTGCTCGCTCGACCAGATGATGGCCAACGGGTTCTCGATGGATATCCAGGCGCTTGCGGCAGCCGATATTTCCATCCTCGCTCATCCCGACCGGCTGGCGCATCAGCTTCTGGCGGCGCTCGGGGGCAATGATACAGGGACGGACTGGGATTTTTCCGGACCCCACTGGACGGCGCATCTGCCGGCGGCCCCAATCGGAGACAGGGACGACTGCATATCGCTCGGCGATTTTGCCATGGCGGTGCGCGCGTTGGCCGATACGGGCGATGTCACCTATGTCCGCTTGCCGCTTGGATGGCCCCGCACGGCCTGCCGGTTCAACGATCCCCTGGCCTATCTGGGCAAGGATGGCGGGGGTGCCGTGGGCATCGGGCCCGGGCATGCGGTCGGCGCGGCGCTTGCGTTGCGCAATTCGGGGCGTGTGGTGACGGCAGTTCTGGGGGATGGCGATACGGTGATGGGCATCAACGCCCTGTGGACCGCCAGTCATCTCGACCTGCCGCTGTTGGTGATCGTTGGCAACAACACGTCCTATTTCAACGACGAACTGCATCAGGAGCGCGTTGCCTTGGCACGCAGGCGCCCGGCCGAAAACCGCTGGATCGGCCAGCGTCTTACCGATCCCGAAGTCGATATCCTGGCGATGGCCAGGGCGCAGGGGTTCGACGGGGAAGGTCCGGTTCGCACCCATGCCGATCTGCAACAGGCGATTGCGCGCGGCACCGAAATCGTGCGGGGCGGCGGGCGTTACCTCATCGATGCGCGGATCGAGCCTGGCTACGCCAAGGATTTCGGGCTCAAGCCGGAGGCGTAA
- a CDS encoding LysR family transcriptional regulator produces the protein MDITLGQLRSLIAVDEAGGFSAAALLLGRTQPAISRAIAQLEAIAGVKLFSRMKGHCTPTPAGEILLARAVRVFARLSSISRRLAQTVSNRELLAAVTIARSGTLSAAARQLGLSQPAISQHLAHLESRLERPLFIRTSASARPAPGALPVIDAMGLALAEIDQGLEEIRFLTGGSDGRLRIGALPLALPLLLPRAIDSVLDRYPDARVAVDVGGYEGLEAGLRSGEIDAIIGSLRPGATTPDLTTRTLFEDGLTIVASPGHPLLSHPMPRLADLAAADWVLPLPHVPLREEFDSLLAGAGLPPPARCIETNSMTVVRALLAARARLAVVSRHQVSGDIDRGAMAKLRAPLSVRRRPVGITLRGQAQHTPLLSAFIDALETTANTSSSFPQTGEML, from the coding sequence TTGGATATCACACTAGGGCAGTTGCGATCTCTCATCGCGGTGGATGAAGCTGGCGGCTTTTCCGCCGCAGCGCTTCTTCTGGGACGGACCCAGCCGGCCATTTCCCGGGCGATCGCCCAGCTCGAAGCCATTGCCGGCGTGAAGCTTTTCTCACGGATGAAAGGCCACTGCACCCCCACGCCCGCCGGAGAAATCCTGCTTGCCCGGGCCGTTCGCGTTTTCGCCCGCCTCTCGTCGATTTCACGGCGGCTGGCCCAGACGGTCTCCAACCGCGAACTTCTGGCGGCGGTTACCATCGCCCGAAGCGGAACGCTTTCGGCTGCCGCGCGTCAACTCGGCCTCTCCCAGCCCGCCATCTCCCAGCACCTCGCCCACCTCGAATCCCGGCTTGAACGTCCCCTTTTCATCCGCACTTCGGCATCGGCCAGACCCGCTCCCGGCGCCTTGCCGGTGATCGACGCCATGGGCCTGGCGCTGGCCGAAATCGATCAGGGGCTCGAGGAAATCCGTTTTCTGACCGGAGGGAGTGACGGACGCCTGCGCATTGGTGCCCTGCCCCTTGCCCTGCCGCTGCTTTTGCCTCGTGCCATCGACAGCGTTCTTGATCGCTATCCCGACGCCCGCGTCGCCGTCGACGTCGGCGGCTATGAAGGGCTCGAAGCGGGCCTGCGCTCGGGTGAGATCGACGCCATAATCGGCAGCCTGAGGCCCGGCGCTACCACCCCCGATCTTACAACCCGCACCCTGTTTGAGGATGGGTTGACGATCGTCGCCTCCCCCGGCCATCCCCTGCTGTCCCATCCAATGCCCCGGCTCGCCGACCTTGCAGCGGCCGATTGGGTGCTGCCGCTCCCCCATGTTCCGTTGCGAGAGGAATTCGATTCCTTGCTGGCCGGGGCCGGCCTGCCGCCACCGGCACGCTGCATCGAGACCAATTCCATGACCGTGGTGCGCGCGCTGCTTGCCGCCCGGGCGCGGCTGGCCGTGGTCTCCCGGCACCAGGTTTCCGGTGACATCGACCGCGGTGCGATGGCAAAACTTCGCGCGCCCCTTTCGGTCAGGCGCCGCCCGGTCGGAATTACCCTTCGCGGCCAGGCGCAGCATACCCCGCTGCTGTCCGCCTTTATCGACGCCCTGGAAACAACAGCCAACACCAGTTCATCATTTCCGCAAACCGGCGAAATGCTCTAG
- a CDS encoding LysR family transcriptional regulator yields the protein MRYFAKVVEVGNMTRAASLLNVAQPALGLQIRQLEELLETELLMRHSRGVSVTPAGQLLYEHAVRILNMFETAESQVKALAGTARETVRLGITHSIMRLVGSELIVAARRDLPKVLLSLVEEPSTVLVKELDAGDIDLALTYDFAEGSPIAFTPMQVEELLFVTRADRAPGRPVLELGEALAFEMVLASLRDPIRRLVDAEAAKAGLTVTVGYEVQSLLATRQVVLDGLAASILPYGVVADEIEEGKLVASRIKDQPLTRTLYLARSSRGAQFAHEEQVMKLLRSVVKQLTIDLGPLAQPI from the coding sequence TTGCGCTACTTCGCCAAGGTCGTCGAAGTCGGCAACATGACCAGGGCGGCGTCTCTGCTCAATGTCGCTCAACCCGCCCTCGGCTTGCAGATCCGCCAACTCGAAGAGCTGTTGGAGACCGAGTTGCTGATGCGCCATTCGCGCGGGGTTTCGGTGACCCCTGCCGGACAATTGCTCTACGAGCACGCCGTCAGGATTCTCAACATGTTCGAAACCGCTGAAAGCCAGGTCAAGGCGCTGGCCGGCACGGCGCGGGAAACCGTAAGGCTGGGCATCACCCATTCGATCATGCGGCTGGTGGGCTCGGAACTGATCGTCGCCGCCCGGCGCGATCTGCCAAAGGTTCTTCTCAGCCTTGTCGAGGAACCCAGCACCGTGCTGGTCAAGGAACTCGATGCCGGCGACATCGATCTGGCCTTAACTTACGATTTCGCCGAAGGCTCTCCGATCGCCTTCACCCCCATGCAGGTCGAGGAACTTCTGTTTGTCACCCGCGCAGACCGCGCCCCCGGCAGACCCGTCCTCGAACTGGGGGAAGCCCTTGCGTTCGAGATGGTGCTGGCCAGCCTGCGCGATCCCATCCGCCGGCTTGTCGATGCCGAGGCCGCCAAGGCCGGTCTCACGGTGACCGTCGGCTATGAGGTTCAGTCCTTGCTGGCCACCCGACAGGTGGTTCTGGATGGCCTCGCGGCATCCATCCTGCCTTATGGCGTCGTGGCCGATGAGATCGAAGAAGGCAAGCTCGTCGCCAGCCGCATAAAGGACCAGCCGCTCACCCGCACTCTTTACCTGGCGCGCTCATCGCGCGGCGCCCAGTTTGCCCATGAAGAACAGGTGATGAAATTGCTGCGTTCGGTCGTCAAGCAGTTGACCATCGATCTCGGTCCGCTCGCCCAGCCGATCTGA
- a CDS encoding 4,5-dihydroxyphthalate decarboxylase, translating to MGNLRLSVAVGDYDRTRPLVDGEVQIDGVEAVCLRLSPEEIFFRAFRTQDFDICELSMSSTVVKIANGDCPYVPIPVFPSRAFRHTSIYINTSKNIGRPEDLRGKRIGLGEYQLTANVWARALFEDEYGVKPSEIEWVRGGIEELGRIEKISVALPPDIRITPAPADKTLSQMLADGEIDALIGPRMPSSFNGDGRVSWLFEDPTAAAEDYFRRTGVFPIMHIVGIRRELVDANPWLPASVQKAFEASKAACMRKLSDTSATKVTLPFVEEQLQRARKLLGADFWSYGVEANRKVLETFLDHHYRQGLSSRRVSVDELFHPSTLAAAKI from the coding sequence ATGGGCAATCTGCGTCTTTCTGTGGCGGTCGGCGACTACGACCGCACCCGGCCGCTCGTCGATGGAGAGGTTCAGATCGATGGCGTGGAGGCGGTCTGCCTGCGTCTCTCGCCCGAGGAAATCTTTTTCCGCGCCTTCCGGACACAGGATTTCGACATTTGTGAGCTCTCGATGAGTTCGACGGTCGTCAAGATTGCCAATGGCGATTGTCCTTATGTCCCCATTCCGGTTTTCCCCTCGCGGGCGTTCAGGCACACATCGATCTATATCAACACCTCCAAGAATATCGGCCGCCCTGAAGACCTTCGGGGCAAGCGCATTGGACTTGGCGAATATCAACTGACGGCCAATGTCTGGGCGCGGGCGCTGTTCGAAGACGAATACGGGGTCAAGCCGAGTGAAATCGAATGGGTGCGCGGGGGGATTGAAGAGCTCGGGCGGATCGAAAAGATCTCGGTTGCCCTTCCCCCCGACATCCGCATCACGCCGGCGCCGGCCGACAAGACCCTGTCCCAGATGCTGGCCGATGGCGAAATCGATGCGCTGATCGGGCCACGCATGCCCTCGAGTTTCAACGGCGATGGGCGGGTTAGCTGGCTGTTTGAAGATCCGACAGCCGCCGCGGAAGACTATTTCCGGCGTACCGGTGTGTTTCCCATCATGCATATCGTGGGGATCAGACGCGAGCTTGTCGATGCCAATCCGTGGCTGCCGGCAAGCGTGCAGAAGGCGTTCGAGGCGTCCAAGGCGGCATGTATGCGCAAACTTTCCGATACCTCGGCCACCAAGGTCACACTGCCCTTCGTGGAGGAACAATTGCAGCGCGCCCGCAAGCTCCTGGGCGCCGATTTCTGGTCCTACGGGGTGGAGGCAAACCGCAAGGTGCTCGAAACCTTTCTCGATCATCATTATCGCCAGGGGCTCTCGAGCCGGCGGGTTTCGGTCGACGAATTGTTTCATCCCTCGACCCTGGCGGCTGCCAAGATCTAG